The nucleotide window GTTCGAGCTCGACGTCTGCCCGAGCGGCGATCCCGAGTGCTACTGCGTACAGCTCGATCGCGGCGACGCACGCGACGTGCTGCGCACCGTGGCCGACGTGTGGCACGGGCGCAGCGGAAACCCGGGCCCCGGCCCGGACGGTCCGTCGCTGCCGCGCATCTCGCCCGCGATCCTCGCCGAGATGGCGGAGGATCACGCCCACAACCTTCGCGTGCTGGACGGCCTCGCCCTGTTCCTCGACCCGGAGCGCGCGCCCGCGCTGCGGGCCGTAGTTGCCCACGCGCGCGACGCGGAGGGCGGCGCGTGGCTCCTGGAGGCGCGGGCGATGGCGACCGAGGCGCTGGCGTCGTGGGTGCCGAACCCATCGAGTCTCGCCGAGGTCGGCCGCGTCCTGGTCAGCGCGCTGAGCGTCGCGTTCCACGCGGACTGGATGTCGGCCGACGCAGCCGACCTGGAGCAGGCGGTCGCGGACGTCTGCGCGGGGGTGCTTGTCCGCGGGATTGCGCACGAGTTGGTCACCGCCGCGCTCTTCGCCCCGATCGGCGCCGCGATCTCCCTGGCCGACCTCGACGCGTTCGCCGACACGGAGATCCTGGCCGCGGCTTAGCCTCATCTCCCACCACCCCCGGCAGCATGCGGCCCGCATCCTCCTCCCGGGGGTGCGGGCCGCCGCCGTTGGGTGCGGAACCCCCGCACGGAGAAAAGGCGGTGCGCGCTCCGCGGCCGAGAGATCCCGAGCCGGTGGACACGCTCGCACCCCTCACCGGGAGTATCCCGACCCCATGATCCCGAGACCGACATCCGGCGGCGCGTCCGCGGCCGAGGCGGTGACCTCCGCCGCCCTGCAGGCCTACGCAACCGTCTGTCCCCTGTTCGGCAGTCCCACGCTCCGATACGACGCCGCTCGCGCGCACACGTCCGGGGACGCGCTGGCGGACTTCCTGGTCATCGAGCTGACCGAGGGCGCCGAGGGAGACAGCGACGCCGCGCGGTTCGAGCGGGCGGCGCAGCAGGTCGACTACGCGATCGGCTCGCTCCAGCACGTCGCCACGCAGCTCCACTCCCGCGCGATGGCGGCCGCGTCGCTCTCCCTCCCGCTGGGGGCGGAGGAAGACGTGGCCGAACCGGTGTTCGCCGGGGCCGGCGCCGCAGCGGTATCCTGGTGAGCGCGCGGGAGCTCCGCCACCCCAGTCTCGCCGACCCGACGCTGGCACGCCTCTGCCGCCCGGGCGCCGCCGCCGGCCGGCCGCCGGCGCGGACGCTTCGCGGCGCGGGCGGAGAGCCCTTCCTGCGGGAGGGTGGGCGAATCCTCTGGTCCGAGGAACCACGCTGCGAGCGATGCGGCGCGCCCTACGATCCGAGCTTTGTGTTCGCGCGATGGTGCCGGGACGTCTGCTGCCGCGGATCGGCGGACCGTAGGCTGCTGATCCTCGCCTGCTCTGAGCGCAAGGCTCGCGGAGTCGTCCCACTCCCCGCGTGGCACGTCTACCACGGGAACCTGTTCCGCGTCTGCAAGGGGCTGCTCGCGCGAGGCGCGTGGCCGACTGACGTGGGGATCCGAATCCTCTCGGCCGAGCACGGGCTGATCCGCCCGGACACACCGATCCTGCCGTACGACCGCAGGATGACGCCCGACCGCGCCCGGCAGCTTCGCGGGTGGGCGAGCAACCTCTCGCTGGCGGTGTTCGAGGAGGAGGCGGGCGAGGTGTACCTCGCCATGGGAGCGACGTACCGAATCGCGGTTCATGGCCTGTTTCCCGGCTACGTCCGCGTCACCGTTGGGGGCGCCGAGATCGGGATGATGCAGGCGGCGCTGAAATCTGGCTCCGCGAGCCGGCCGCCGAACTTCCCGGGCTGTTCCCGAACGGCGCGTGAACCTCCAGTCTTCCGCCGAACATGGATGACACTCCTTCGGTACCCGTCGCGCGCGCATGGAGGCCCGCCGCCCACGATGCCGGCCGCGCGGCCGCGCTCGCCCGGCGGCTGGGGCTCACGACCGCGGCGGCCACCACGGTCCTGGTATATGACGCGACGGCGCAGCCTGGCTCCGCCGGCGCGATCGCGGCCGCGCTCCGCACCGCGCACCTGGCGCCCGCGCCCGACCCAACTGGCCAGGTTCGCCGCGGCGCACCCGAACCCGCCGGGCACAAGCCCGTATTCCGGCGCCGCGGTCCAGCGGACGATCAGGACGATGGGGCGCACGGGCTTGCCGCTTCCTCACGCGTGGGCGCGGATCCGCGGCCAGCTGGAGGACGAGCGCGGGGGCCAGTCGGCCGCTGCCGCCTTCCACCGGGACGGGACCACGTTCGTCGTGGTCCATGACTCCCGCCGGGCACCGCTCGACCCGGCCGGCATGCGCACCATCTACGCGTGGGACTCATCCGCCGATGGCCCCGCACTGGGAAGCGGGGACGATCCGAACCCCGAAGGGAGAAAAGGGGCAGGGTGACGCGGTGAACAGGCCCACCGCGCCGCGCTCCCACCTTTCACGCACCTGACGAGCAATGACCCCCAAGCAGCCGACCGACCGGCGATCGCGCCCGTGGATCATTCCACCCGCGACCCCTCGACCCGCCCGGCAGTTCATCCGCGGCACCGAGATCCTGACCGAGCTCACCGGTTCGTTCCGGATCCTCCTCTGGCTCCTCTACCGCGACCTCGAGCTGTGCGTCACGGTCGCGCCCGAGCGCCGCGCGGGGCTCTTCCGGCTCGCTGGCCTGCGCGCGTTCGAGAAGGTCGCTCTCCCGGAGCCCGTGGCCGCCCACATCCGCGCGCTGTGCGAGGTGCTGGCGGACATCCGTCCGACCCGTGCAGCGGAATCCTGCCGGGCAATCGCGACCTGGGCTCGACCCCACGCGCCCCGCACCGCTCTCCTGTTCGCCGAGACGGCCGCCCGCTCTCACCCTGCATCCGCCACGCTCGCCCGCGACGTCGGGCTTCACGCGCTGGGCTGCGGACTCGTCCCGCAGGCGATGGCCTGGCTGAAGCGCGCGATCGCGCTAGGACGCCGCGCCGGGGACTGGATGACCTATGCCCAGGTGTACGCGGACCTTGCCGATCATGCGGAGGGCACAGGCGACTTCGCGCGGGCGCACAGGCACTACCGCCGGGCGATGCTCGTCTTCCGCCGGAAGAGCCTCGGCCGTGAGGTGCGCGCACGCGCCGCGACCGGGCTCCTCCGCGCCGCGTTGCGAAACGGGGATCCGGTCGCCGCCGACCGCCTGGCCCGCCTCGCCCTGCGCAGCTTCGACTCCGGGGACGCTCGTTCCGCCGAAGTACGGCTGCAGGTGGCACGGGCGCTCATGGAAGCGAGAGAGTACGCACGCGTCCTCGCCGTTTCCCGCGAGCGGCGCGTCGAAAGAGCACACGCATCCGAGCTGGCGATGGCCGGCCTCGCCGTGCGTGCGGCGGCAGTCCTGGGCGACACCGACAGCCTCGACGCCGAGTGGGACGAGTTCGTCGTCGCCGCGGATACCGCGGGCTCCGTCCAGTCGGCGGAGGTCGCGGAGACCGTCGCCGCCGTACTGGCCGCCATCCCCGGCCGCAACCCGCACGGCAGGCTGGAAGCGATCCGCGCAGAGGCCGCGCGGCTGCAGCGGGCGCCGCGGCCCTGACCCACCCGGAACCATCACTAGCACGTCCAGCCCACTCGCCACCACGACACCACATGAAGATCGCTACCCGCCCGGTTCTCGTGTTGCACGGGAACCGGGATCTCCGTGCGGCCATCCGCGAGCTTTCCGGTCGCGAATACTCGTTCCGGTCGGTCCGGGACTGGGACCAGCTCACCGAGGCCATCCACGACGCGCCCCCATCCGCCCTGGTCATGGTTGACCCGTTCGCAGAGTCGCCACGCAGGGGCATTTCCGCCCTTCAGACGCTCGTAGAGGAGTTTCCATCCATCCCGGTGCTCGCCGCGGTGAGCGTGACGCCTGGCTGCGGCGAAGACCTGGTCGCGCTTGCCGAGGCGGGGGCCGTCGACATCATCGCGATCGGGCACGACGACACGCCGGAAGCCATCCGCGAGCGCCTTCGCCTGGCTCGCTCCCGCCCGCTGAAGGTGCTTCTCGATCGGCTGCTGCCCGAGGATATGCCCGGCCGCGCGCGCGCGATCGTCGAGGCCGCCGCAGACGTGGTCGCGGTCGGCGGCTACGCCCGCGACCTGAGCGCCGAGCTGCGCATGGGGGCCCGCACACTGTCGCGCTGGACCGAGCGGTCCGGATTGCCGGTGCCCCGCCGGCTCCTCGCCTGGCTCCGGATCCTCATGGCCGCGCAGCTCCTGGACGACCGAGGCCGCACCGTCCTCTCCGTCGCGCTCGCGTGCGGATACTCCTCCGACGCGGGGCTGCGGCGCGTGATGCAGACGTTCCTGGGCGAGACGCCCACGCGCCTCCGCCGGCGGGCCCGCGCCTTCGACACCGCGGCGGGGGCGTTCCTCGCCAGCCTGCAGCCCCATCGCAAGCACGGGAGCTAGACCAGGTGGCGGAAGATCCCAGCATGCCGCCACCGCCGGATCCGCCACCGCCGGCTCCTCGGCGAGAAGGAGACGGCAAGAAACCGGTGATCCTCGATCCGAGGTGGCGGCGCCTGATCACGGTGGCCTCGTGACGCCGACGCCCGGGGCGGCGGAAGGCGATTCCCGGTGACGGCCGGGCCGACCCCGATCAGAAAAGGGAACGGGGCGGGGTCGAATCCGCGGCCCTGAGTCCGAATTCCATTCGCCCGGGCGGCAGACACCCATGACACGTTCGACATCCACCCTGGCCACGGCGATCCTCCGGTTCCTCCTCAAAATTGCGCAAGGGGGGGCGGATTCGAGCGGCGTGGCGTCGCCGGCTGGGCGGCGGTGGCCGAGATGCACACCGGCACCGGCTGCGCGTCCCTGGAGGAGGACATCGCAGTCCTCATGGCGGCGGGCATGGTGAGCCGCGACGACGCGCGGATCGCCGGGACGAGCGCCCCGGTACGGGTCTACCGGATCACGGACGCCGGCGCGCAGCACAT belongs to Longimicrobium sp. and includes:
- a CDS encoding helix-turn-helix domain-containing protein, encoding MKIATRPVLVLHGNRDLRAAIRELSGREYSFRSVRDWDQLTEAIHDAPPSALVMVDPFAESPRRGISALQTLVEEFPSIPVLAAVSVTPGCGEDLVALAEAGAVDIIAIGHDDTPEAIRERLRLARSRPLKVLLDRLLPEDMPGRARAIVEAAADVVAVGGYARDLSAELRMGARTLSRWTERSGLPVPRRLLAWLRILMAAQLLDDRGRTVLSVALACGYSSDAGLRRVMQTFLGETPTRLRRRARAFDTAAGAFLASLQPHRKHGS